The following nucleotide sequence is from Deinococcus radiopugnans ATCC 19172.
GGGGGCCGGCAGATCGCTGCGCTCGTCCATCAGCTCGAAAATACGGCTCGACGCGCCCAGCGCCTCCTGAAACTGGTTGAAGATACCGGTCAGCGCGGCCACCGTGCCGCCCACCTGCAGCGCATAAATCAGGAAGGTCACCAGATTGCCGGGGGTCATGCTGCCGGCCATCACCTGCCGTCCGCCGTACCACAGCACCACCGCCAGCGCCCCGAAGGTCAGGAAGCTCATCACGCCGCCCATCAGGGCCTGCAGGCGGGCGCGGCGCAGCGCGGCCAGGAAGCTGACCACGATGCCCTGGCCGTAGCGGTGGCGCTCTACACCTTCAGCGGTAAAGCTCTGGACCACGCGCACGCCGCTGATGGCCTCCTCGGCGTTGGCGTTGGCGGCGGCCACGGCGTCTTGCACCTCACGGCTGACCCGGCGGATGCGCCGCCCGATGAAGATGGCCGTGCCGATGATCAGCGGGATCACGGCCAGCGTCAGCAGGCTCAGGCGGGCGCTGGTCAGGACCAGCAGGATCACGGCCCCCACCAGACTGACCGACTGCGCGGCCAGCTGCGCCAGCGCCGTGCTGGTCACGGTCTGCACGGTCCCCACGTCGGCGGTCAGGCGACTGGTCAGGTCACCGGTCTTGTGATCCCCAAAAAAGCGCGGCGACAGCGTGAGCAGATGCGAGAACAGCGAACGCCGCAGGTCCGCCACCACGCCTGCCCCCACCCTTGAAAGCAGGTACGACTGCGCCGCCCCAAACAGCGACGACAGCGCGAAAATGCCCAGCAGCAGCAGCACGGTGCGGTCCAGCGGGCCGGTGTCGGTGCTGCCCACCTTGAGGAACGAGGCGTCGATCAGCCGCCCGAACAGCAGCGGAAACACCAGATTCAGGCCGCTGGAAATCAGGGTGGCCAGCGCGCCCAGAATGAAGATGACGCGGTAGGGTCTGGCGTAGGCCAGCAGCCGCATCAGTTGCCG
It contains:
- a CDS encoding ABC transporter ATP-binding protein, with protein sequence MFSRPGRPTSTRDPDAPRPKRDPRQLMRLLAYARPYRVIFILGALATLISSGLNLVFPLLFGRLIDASFLKVGSTDTGPLDRTVLLLLGIFALSSLFGAAQSYLLSRVGAGVVADLRRSLFSHLLTLSPRFFGDHKTGDLTSRLTADVGTVQTVTSTALAQLAAQSVSLVGAVILLVLTSARLSLLTLAVIPLIIGTAIFIGRRIRRVSREVQDAVAAANANAEEAISGVRVVQSFTAEGVERHRYGQGIVVSFLAALRRARLQALMGGVMSFLTFGALAVVLWYGGRQVMAGSMTPGNLVTFLIYALQVGGTVAALTGIFNQFQEALGASSRIFELMDERSDLPAPAAPLPLARAEGRVEFRDVSFTYDGDSAFEGAAVLRHINVDVPAGQVVALVGPSGAGKTTFVNLIPRFWDVTGGSLRVDGQDVREYPLTDLRAQVGLVPQETLLFSGTVRENILYGRPDASPGEVEAAAKAANAHDFIRAFEHGYETVVGERGVKLSGGQRQRVAIARAILKDPRILILDEATSALDNESESLVQAALERLMQHRTTFVIAHRLSTIRNADRILVMNAGEVVEDGTHAELLARGGLYRDLYELQFRQEQEAQAELVQG